From Cognatishimia activa, one genomic window encodes:
- a CDS encoding TIGR04282 family arsenosugar biosynthesis glycosyltransferase, translated as MRKTLVVMVKEPRPGRVKTRLGKDIGLTASAWWFRHQVSALLRRIESPKWDVVLAVAPDIAGMSSRVWPAHFARIPQGSGDLGARMAGVFRGLPSGPVCIIGADIPGITQARISEAFDALGNHDAVFGPADDGGYWLVGMKRVSPVPTTLFDGVRWSTEHALADSKRSMGKLRITEVATLRDVDTLADLKSLSR; from the coding sequence GTGAGAAAAACGCTTGTCGTCATGGTCAAGGAACCCCGTCCGGGGCGCGTGAAAACGCGTTTGGGCAAAGACATTGGCTTAACGGCATCAGCGTGGTGGTTCCGCCATCAGGTCAGCGCGCTTCTAAGACGGATTGAATCTCCAAAATGGGATGTCGTTCTGGCAGTCGCGCCAGATATTGCGGGTATGTCGAGCCGGGTCTGGCCGGCTCATTTTGCGCGCATCCCACAGGGTTCTGGCGACCTAGGCGCTCGCATGGCTGGGGTTTTTCGTGGGCTTCCATCCGGGCCGGTCTGCATCATTGGCGCGGACATCCCCGGCATCACGCAAGCACGCATTTCTGAAGCGTTTGACGCGCTGGGCAACCACGATGCCGTCTTTGGTCCAGCGGATGATGGCGGCTATTGGCTTGTCGGTATGAAACGTGTCAGCCCAGTGCCGACGACACTCTTTGACGGCGTTCGTTGGTCTACAGAACATGCATTGGCAGACAGTAAACGCTCGATGGGCAAACTGCGTATCACTGAAGTCGCAACTTTGCGCGATGTTGACACCCTTGCAGATCTGAAATCGCTTTCCCGGTGA
- a CDS encoding GNAT family N-acetyltransferase, whose protein sequence is MTWDISVTDDIDACVALRRAVFIVEQGISEEDEIDNLDGVGVHILARDNGEPVGTARLLISGTTGKIGRICVLKSHRGTGLGAAIVNHSAEVLKARGDIDRIALGAQEYAIGFYEKLGFKVCGPTYDDAGIPHREMEIIL, encoded by the coding sequence GTGACTTGGGACATCTCCGTAACCGATGACATCGACGCCTGTGTCGCCCTGCGGCGCGCTGTTTTCATAGTGGAGCAGGGCATCTCTGAAGAAGATGAAATCGACAATCTCGATGGTGTCGGAGTTCATATTTTGGCGCGGGACAATGGCGAGCCGGTGGGTACCGCGCGGCTTTTGATTTCGGGCACCACCGGAAAGATCGGGCGTATCTGCGTCTTGAAATCCCATCGTGGAACCGGGCTTGGGGCCGCCATTGTCAACCACAGTGCTGAGGTCTTGAAAGCGCGTGGAGATATTGATCGCATTGCGCTCGGCGCGCAGGAATATGCGATCGGGTTTTATGAAAAGCTCGGCTTCAAAGTCTGCGGCCCGACTTATGACGACGCCGGAATTCCCCACCGCGAGATGGAAATTATTCTGTGA
- the dapE gene encoding succinyl-diaminopimelate desuccinylase, producing MPKIDAAALTADLIKCPSVTPEEGGALVRLEALLSKAGFECQRVDRGGISNLFARWGEKGHAKTFGFNGHTDVVPVGDEAAWTKPPFGAVVENGIMYGRGATDMKSGVAAFAAAAVDLVQETPLEGAIILTITGDEEADALHGTTALLDYMDAEQEKMSVCLVGEPTCPNEMGEMMKIGRRGSMTAWFTFKGIQGHSAYPHRAKNPLNAMAQLMNTFATHELDQGTEHFDASTLAIVTMDAGNPATNVIPAECKATVNIRFNDAHSGSSLSDWIEKLVKETEVATGIEIDVDIKISGESFITPPGALSDMVAKAVVAETGVTPELSTSGGTSDARFVQHHCPVVEFGLVGKSMHQVDENVPVAQIHQLKDIYTRILKDYFA from the coding sequence ATGCCAAAAATCGACGCGGCGGCTCTAACAGCTGATTTGATCAAATGCCCTTCGGTGACACCGGAGGAAGGCGGAGCGTTGGTCCGTTTGGAGGCCCTGCTGAGCAAGGCTGGTTTTGAATGTCAGCGTGTGGATCGCGGCGGGATTTCAAACCTTTTTGCCCGTTGGGGTGAAAAAGGTCACGCCAAGACATTTGGTTTCAACGGCCATACAGACGTTGTTCCTGTTGGCGATGAAGCTGCGTGGACCAAGCCGCCATTCGGCGCTGTGGTTGAAAATGGCATCATGTATGGGCGTGGCGCGACAGACATGAAATCCGGCGTAGCAGCCTTCGCGGCCGCAGCGGTCGATCTGGTGCAGGAGACTCCACTAGAAGGCGCGATCATCCTGACTATCACTGGTGATGAAGAAGCGGATGCTTTGCATGGGACCACCGCCTTGCTCGACTATATGGATGCCGAACAGGAAAAAATGTCGGTTTGCCTGGTCGGCGAACCAACATGCCCGAACGAAATGGGTGAAATGATGAAAATCGGGCGTCGTGGATCCATGACCGCTTGGTTTACATTCAAAGGCATTCAAGGCCATTCCGCTTACCCACACCGCGCGAAGAACCCGCTCAATGCGATGGCGCAGCTGATGAACACCTTCGCAACACATGAGCTTGATCAAGGCACAGAACACTTTGATGCCTCGACCTTGGCGATTGTCACCATGGATGCGGGCAATCCAGCGACCAATGTGATCCCAGCCGAGTGCAAAGCGACGGTGAACATTCGTTTCAATGACGCACATTCTGGTTCGAGCTTGAGTGACTGGATTGAAAAACTGGTCAAAGAGACCGAAGTGGCCACTGGCATCGAGATTGATGTTGATATCAAGATTTCTGGCGAAAGCTTCATCACGCCTCCGGGCGCCCTGTCTGACATGGTGGCGAAGGCTGTCGTTGCTGAAACTGGCGTGACGCCTGAACTGTCGACCAGCGGCGGTACCTCAGATGCGCGTTTTGTTCAGCATCATTGCCCGGTAGTGGAGTTTGGTCTTGTAGGCAAAAGCATGCATCAGGTGGATGAAAATGTCCCGGTTGCGCAAATCCACCAGCTAAAGGACATCTACACTCGTATCCTGAAAGACTATTTCGCGTGA
- a CDS encoding Hint domain-containing protein gives MTWIGLADQRSHSVATFEDDAPLQQGTLILETNVAPHTKPQTILGLELRGADVCDLSIQAMPGGGIHFLLRSDSEIIHAALLHDAEDQANLLRISYSWDMGRLKGRLVIERPGTNKLYLREIERPLPLSLRAIRSLIEPSGRRHICEDLVFLAVSNVVEPIGPMPALCPQTPIQTPDGMKLAGDFKRGDLITSLNGDAIPVLQVLRKTLPARGSFQPVRLRAPYFGLTQDIVVTPEARLVVGGTQVEYLFGSENVLVPVKHLTSAASASFEGDHNLVTYVQLLLPDHEPITAGGTAIESLSIGRMRRKKQLLDATLLGAFDPHTLPEHSKTVFPVLKNYEAVTLAKLRAA, from the coding sequence ATGACCTGGATTGGACTTGCGGACCAACGGTCGCATTCTGTCGCCACCTTTGAAGATGATGCCCCACTGCAGCAAGGGACGCTCATCCTCGAAACCAATGTCGCGCCTCACACCAAACCTCAGACAATTCTGGGATTGGAACTCAGAGGCGCGGATGTCTGTGATCTGTCCATTCAGGCGATGCCCGGTGGTGGTATTCACTTCCTTCTCAGAAGCGATAGCGAGATCATCCACGCAGCGCTGCTGCACGACGCTGAAGATCAGGCGAACTTGCTGCGTATCAGCTATTCTTGGGATATGGGCCGTTTAAAGGGGCGCTTGGTGATTGAACGTCCAGGCACCAATAAGCTGTACCTACGCGAGATTGAGCGCCCATTACCCTTGTCACTACGCGCCATTCGATCCTTGATTGAACCCTCTGGTCGCCGACATATATGCGAAGATCTTGTCTTTCTTGCGGTTTCCAACGTCGTTGAACCGATTGGCCCTATGCCAGCGCTATGCCCGCAGACGCCGATCCAGACGCCTGATGGAATGAAACTTGCCGGGGACTTCAAGCGCGGAGACCTCATCACCTCATTGAACGGAGATGCGATCCCGGTCTTGCAGGTCCTGCGCAAAACACTGCCAGCGCGTGGATCATTCCAACCGGTCCGCCTGCGAGCCCCCTATTTTGGGCTCACACAAGACATCGTGGTCACGCCCGAAGCGCGGCTGGTGGTTGGAGGTACTCAAGTTGAATACCTCTTTGGATCTGAAAACGTATTGGTTCCGGTGAAACATCTGACCTCAGCGGCATCAGCCAGCTTTGAAGGTGACCACAACCTTGTCACCTACGTGCAGCTACTGCTTCCAGATCACGAACCCATAACGGCTGGGGGCACAGCGATTGAAAGCCTCAGTATCGGCCGGATGCGTCGCAAGAAACAGCTTCTTGATGCAACACTCTTAGGTGCATTTGATCCACACACTCTACCTGAGCATTCAAAAACCGTGTTTCCAGTGCTCAAAAACTACGAAGCTGTCACTCTTGCAAAGCTGCGTGCTGCATAA
- a CDS encoding transporter substrate-binding domain-containing protein produces the protein MLYRYLILFVWFICGAMSAAAQTITVATVERMPFSFQEEGAADGFSIELWDLIAKDLDRPFDVTYYDSFAEMLSAVESGAADAAIANISITAAREQRMDFTHPIFESGLQIMVPKNGSEISPLWKAFASTDLLIAICLAFAMLFGGGMLMWVFERKAQPYFDRPANEAMFPSFWWALNLVVNGGFEERVPRSFFGRIFAVLLVLSSLFIVSVFVARITAAMTVEAINENITSVNDLYGRDVATIEGSTAANFLSNRDIDYVGANDLNELNTRFEALDFDAVVFDAPVLAFYARTTGKEHADLAGPIFLRENYGIAVPSNSPLKEPINQSLLKLRENGEYDRLHAKWFGSLN, from the coding sequence ATGCTCTACCGCTATCTCATTTTATTTGTTTGGTTTATTTGCGGCGCGATGAGTGCGGCGGCGCAAACGATTACAGTGGCGACTGTCGAACGTATGCCGTTTTCGTTTCAAGAAGAAGGTGCTGCGGATGGGTTTTCAATCGAACTTTGGGATCTCATCGCAAAAGACTTAGACCGGCCGTTCGACGTCACCTATTATGACAGTTTTGCTGAGATGCTATCCGCTGTAGAGAGCGGAGCAGCCGACGCGGCAATCGCTAATATTTCGATCACTGCAGCACGCGAGCAACGCATGGATTTCACGCATCCGATATTTGAAAGCGGCTTGCAAATCATGGTGCCCAAGAATGGTTCAGAGATTTCGCCTCTTTGGAAGGCTTTTGCATCAACTGATCTCCTGATCGCCATTTGCCTTGCCTTTGCCATGCTCTTTGGTGGCGGCATGTTGATGTGGGTTTTTGAGCGAAAAGCGCAGCCCTATTTTGATCGCCCTGCAAACGAAGCAATGTTTCCCAGCTTCTGGTGGGCGCTCAATCTTGTGGTCAACGGCGGTTTTGAAGAGCGTGTACCTCGGTCATTCTTTGGACGGATATTTGCAGTTCTCTTAGTACTTTCGTCGCTGTTTATCGTCTCGGTCTTCGTTGCTCGCATCACTGCCGCAATGACAGTCGAAGCCATCAATGAAAATATCACATCAGTGAATGATCTTTACGGCCGGGACGTCGCCACAATCGAAGGCTCGACTGCGGCAAATTTCTTGTCAAACCGAGATATCGACTATGTTGGTGCCAATGACTTGAATGAACTGAATACACGCTTTGAAGCGCTGGACTTTGATGCTGTTGTTTTCGACGCGCCGGTATTGGCTTTCTATGCGCGCACCACGGGCAAAGAGCACGCGGATCTGGCCGGCCCCATTTTCTTAAGAGAGAACTATGGCATCGCAGTGCCGAGCAATAGCCCGCTGAAAGAACCTATTAACCAGAGCTTGCTCAAGCTGCGTGAGAACGGGGAATATGACCGACTTCACGCAAAGTGGTTTGGATCACTGAACTAG
- a CDS encoding DUF6525 family protein, whose amino-acid sequence MPKNLNTHLRRRRRKANPMAEFDALPSELRMWLADAALPWSPHSVRKLWQKALRQSGGQSDQALAFMTSCEDRAIKKDAPKVWSASYPMS is encoded by the coding sequence ATGCCTAAGAATCTGAATACACACCTGCGTCGCCGCCGACGTAAGGCAAACCCAATGGCGGAATTTGACGCTCTGCCTAGCGAACTGCGCATGTGGCTAGCAGATGCTGCTTTGCCGTGGTCTCCACACTCGGTACGCAAACTTTGGCAAAAAGCATTGCGTCAATCCGGTGGCCAATCGGATCAAGCATTAGCCTTCATGACCTCCTGCGAAGACCGCGCCATAAAAAAAGACGCGCCCAAAGTCTGGAGCGCGTCTTATCCAATGTCGTAG
- the dapD gene encoding 2,3,4,5-tetrahydropyridine-2,6-dicarboxylate N-succinyltransferase: MSNAQLETAIEAAWEARDTITPSTTGETREAIEDTLNALDSGKLRVAEKLESGDWHVNQWAKKAVLLGFRIKDMEEQSGGPQGSGWWDKVDSKFKGWGDNQWKAAGFRAVPNAVVRKSAYIAPGVVLMPSFVNLGAHVDEGTMVDTWATVGSCAQIGKNVHLSGGVGIGGVLEPMQAGPTIIEDNCFIGARSEVVEGCIVREGSVLGMGVFIGQSTKIVDRETGEVMYGEVPPYSVVVAGSMPSKNNVSLYCAVIVKRVDERTRSKTGINELLRD, encoded by the coding sequence ATGTCTAACGCGCAATTGGAAACAGCGATCGAAGCAGCTTGGGAAGCGCGCGATACGATCACGCCATCCACCACAGGTGAAACCCGCGAAGCCATCGAGGACACGCTGAACGCGCTGGACTCTGGTAAACTGCGCGTTGCTGAAAAGCTGGAAAGCGGTGACTGGCATGTAAACCAGTGGGCAAAGAAAGCCGTGCTGCTTGGCTTCCGTATCAAAGATATGGAAGAGCAATCCGGCGGTCCACAAGGTAGCGGCTGGTGGGATAAAGTTGACAGCAAGTTTAAAGGCTGGGGCGACAACCAATGGAAAGCCGCTGGTTTTCGCGCAGTGCCAAACGCTGTTGTACGCAAGTCCGCTTACATCGCGCCGGGCGTGGTTCTGATGCCGTCTTTCGTGAACCTCGGTGCCCACGTTGATGAAGGCACCATGGTGGATACATGGGCGACTGTCGGCTCATGCGCGCAGATCGGCAAAAACGTACACCTGTCTGGTGGCGTTGGCATCGGCGGCGTTCTGGAGCCTATGCAAGCTGGCCCAACCATCATCGAAGACAACTGCTTTATTGGGGCTCGGTCTGAGGTTGTTGAGGGCTGTATTGTGCGTGAAGGGTCCGTGCTGGGCATGGGTGTCTTCATCGGTCAATCCACCAAGATCGTGGATCGTGAAACTGGCGAAGTGATGTATGGCGAAGTGCCACCTTACTCCGTTGTTGTGGCGGGCTCAATGCCATCCAAAAACAACGTGTCGCTTTACTGCGCGGTTATCGTGAAGCGCGTGGACGAACGTACTCGCAGCAAGACCGGTATCAACGAGCTGCTACGCGACTAA
- a CDS encoding TIGR00730 family Rossman fold protein, whose amino-acid sequence MKDDHRTPFRDAHTDRSTAKEVPDTPQTRAPAYRLAFADEDFLCREELRPVRLQLELLKPQMILDERGVESTIVMFGGARIPEPAKKSSARTKTLAELSKFYDEAREFAKLMTERSMKSYGREDVVVTGGGPGVMEAGNRGAMDAGGTSIGLNIVLPHEQAPNEYVTPGLCFNFHYFAIRKMHFLMRARAICAFPGGFGTLDELFEALTLIQTGRMDRVPFLLFGREFWEKIVNWDALSDAGTISAEDLDLFQFVETAEEAIAAIDNWGDTDCRDNLPGR is encoded by the coding sequence ATGAAAGACGATCACCGCACCCCGTTTCGTGATGCACACACCGACCGCAGCACTGCCAAAGAAGTCCCAGATACTCCCCAGACCCGCGCACCAGCGTATCGCCTCGCCTTTGCGGATGAGGACTTTCTGTGCCGTGAAGAGCTTCGCCCGGTCCGCCTGCAACTTGAGTTACTCAAGCCGCAAATGATATTGGATGAGCGCGGTGTGGAAAGCACGATCGTGATGTTTGGCGGCGCACGTATCCCAGAGCCGGCAAAAAAAAGTAGCGCGCGCACAAAAACCCTCGCTGAACTGTCGAAGTTTTACGACGAGGCGCGTGAATTCGCGAAGTTGATGACCGAGCGCTCAATGAAAAGCTACGGCCGCGAGGACGTCGTTGTCACCGGTGGTGGGCCGGGCGTGATGGAAGCGGGCAATCGAGGTGCGATGGATGCGGGCGGAACCTCGATCGGCCTGAATATTGTGCTGCCGCACGAGCAGGCCCCAAACGAATACGTGACTCCGGGTCTCTGTTTCAATTTCCACTACTTTGCGATCCGCAAAATGCATTTCCTGATGCGCGCCCGCGCGATTTGTGCGTTCCCTGGAGGATTCGGAACCCTAGACGAGCTGTTTGAAGCTTTGACATTGATCCAAACTGGCCGCATGGACCGCGTGCCGTTTCTGCTCTTTGGGCGTGAATTCTGGGAAAAGATCGTCAATTGGGACGCCTTGAGTGACGCTGGAACAATCTCGGCTGAAGACTTGGACTTGTTCCAATTTGTCGAAACCGCGGAAGAAGCGATCGCGGCAATTGACAATTGGGGAGATACGGATTGCCGGGACAACCTTCCTGGGCGTTGA
- the rlmN gene encoding 23S rRNA (adenine(2503)-C(2))-methyltransferase RlmN gives MTASAPITQDVHTIPRKLPTEGKLNLVGLTRDKLRDVLIENGTPEKQAKMRVGQIWQWIYQWGVRDFHEMTNLSKAYRAELDEKFVVEIPEVVSKQVSEDGTRKYLVKIAGAHEVEVVYIPEEDRGTLCVSSQVGCTLTCSFCHTGTQKLVRNLTAGEIVGQVMMARDDLEEWPVPGAPKDETRLLSNIVLMGMGEPLYNFDNVRDAMNIAMDGEGISLSRRRITLSTSGVVPEIARTAEEIGCLLAISFHATTDETRDMLVPINKRWNIEELLAALAAYPKVSNSERITFEYVMLDGVNDSDEDAHRLIDHIKRHNIPAKINLIPFNEWPGAPYKRSSNNRIRAFANIIYQAGYASPIRKPRGEDIMAACGQLKSATERARKSRKQIEAEAGLGK, from the coding sequence ATGACCGCCAGCGCACCGATTACGCAGGACGTACATACCATCCCGCGCAAGCTGCCAACCGAAGGTAAGCTGAACCTTGTTGGGCTGACTCGCGACAAGCTGCGCGACGTGCTGATTGAAAACGGCACGCCTGAGAAACAGGCGAAAATGCGTGTGGGGCAGATCTGGCAATGGATCTATCAGTGGGGCGTGCGTGACTTTCACGAGATGACCAACCTGTCCAAAGCCTATCGTGCTGAGTTGGATGAAAAGTTTGTGGTCGAAATCCCGGAAGTGGTGTCCAAGCAGGTTTCTGAAGATGGCACCCGTAAGTATCTTGTGAAGATCGCAGGCGCCCATGAGGTCGAGGTCGTTTACATCCCCGAGGAAGACCGCGGCACATTGTGTGTCTCGTCTCAGGTTGGTTGCACGCTGACTTGCTCCTTCTGTCATACCGGAACGCAGAAACTCGTGCGCAACCTGACCGCTGGCGAAATTGTTGGTCAGGTCATGATGGCGCGAGACGATTTGGAAGAATGGCCGGTGCCGGGCGCGCCGAAGGATGAAACCCGACTGCTGTCCAACATCGTTCTGATGGGTATGGGCGAGCCGCTTTATAACTTCGACAATGTGCGTGACGCGATGAATATCGCCATGGACGGGGAAGGCATTTCCCTGAGCCGCCGCCGTATCACCTTGTCGACGTCCGGCGTTGTGCCGGAGATTGCGCGTACAGCAGAAGAGATCGGTTGCCTGCTGGCGATTTCCTTCCACGCCACCACAGATGAAACTCGCGATATGTTGGTGCCTATCAACAAACGCTGGAATATCGAAGAACTGCTGGCTGCATTGGCGGCGTATCCAAAGGTTTCCAATTCCGAGCGGATCACTTTTGAATACGTGATGCTGGATGGTGTGAATGATTCAGATGAAGACGCGCATCGTTTGATCGACCATATCAAGCGTCACAATATCCCGGCGAAGATCAACTTGATCCCATTCAATGAGTGGCCGGGCGCGCCTTACAAGCGATCGTCCAACAATCGCATTCGGGCTTTCGCGAATATTATCTATCAGGCCGGATATGCCAGCCCGATCCGAAAGCCGCGCGGTGAAGACATCATGGCGGCCTGTGGTCAGTTAAAATCAGCCACAGAACGGGCGCGAAAATCTCGAAAGCAGATCGAAGCGGAAGCGGGTCTGGGCAAATGA
- a CDS encoding antibiotic biosynthesis monooxygenase family protein encodes MSVIETVRYRLKEGATTEAAVAAWEESQSFARAQKGFLARKIAVTDEGEFLDHVEWASMDDAKAAASNFDPGKYPELLGLVKVLDESSMVMTHYTVMGSTD; translated from the coding sequence ATGTCCGTCATTGAAACCGTGCGCTATCGGCTGAAAGAAGGGGCAACCACTGAGGCAGCAGTGGCTGCTTGGGAAGAAAGCCAAAGCTTTGCGCGCGCCCAAAAAGGATTTCTAGCGCGTAAGATCGCCGTCACAGATGAGGGCGAGTTTCTAGATCATGTGGAATGGGCGAGCATGGATGATGCCAAAGCAGCTGCATCCAATTTTGATCCGGGCAAGTACCCTGAATTACTCGGCCTTGTTAAAGTGCTGGACGAGAGCAGCATGGTGATGACCCATTACACTGTTATGGGATCAACCGACTAA
- a CDS encoding invasion associated locus B family protein has translation MGTVLGALTMIGSTAMAQESSNQVAAKTDWSVFVESSPKECWAVTTFKESVNTRNGAVVAVNRSQTLLMVFFRPDAGVKGQVGFTGGYPFKSGSTVSMKVDDNTYDLFTEGEWAWPQSADDDAKIVAAMKRGKQAILSGESGRGTRTKDTFSLLGFTAAHDDAGKRCG, from the coding sequence ATGGGGACAGTCCTGGGCGCGCTGACGATGATTGGCTCTACTGCCATGGCGCAGGAAAGTAGCAATCAGGTTGCGGCAAAAACCGATTGGAGCGTTTTTGTGGAAAGCAGCCCGAAAGAATGTTGGGCCGTCACAACGTTCAAAGAAAGTGTAAATACCCGCAACGGCGCGGTTGTGGCTGTGAACCGGTCTCAGACCCTGTTGATGGTATTTTTCCGTCCAGATGCCGGGGTCAAAGGTCAGGTGGGCTTTACCGGAGGCTATCCGTTTAAGTCCGGATCTACGGTCAGCATGAAGGTGGACGACAACACCTATGATCTGTTCACCGAAGGCGAATGGGCGTGGCCTCAGAGCGCAGATGATGATGCGAAAATCGTAGCGGCGATGAAGCGCGGCAAACAAGCGATTCTATCCGGCGAAAGTGGCCGAGGTACCCGCACCAAAGACACGTTCTCTTTGCTGGGCTTTACCGCAGCACATGATGATGCTGGCAAACGCTGCGGCTGA
- a CDS encoding asparaginase yields the protein MINPVNLVEIWRGSLLESVHQGHAVVCHASGDILHAWGDPDALVYPRSSAKMIQALPLIESGAADRFGLSAAQLALACASHNGAAIHTDRVQSWLTDLELDDSALRCGAQAPLEKSVRHGMIKTDDSPCQYHNNCSGKHAGFLTLSKHLGAGPEYVESDHPVQQAIFDAFNEVTGFESPTFGIDGCSAPNPATTIHAMARAMAFFASANPDGDLRNRAAARLRNAMMAYPELVAGEGRPCTRLMRACNGKVAIKFGAEAYFIAIIPDQKLGVALKISDGSTRAANCAIAAILVKLGLLDSEHPEAQAYINEPIINWRGIHTGWMRPAPTLQ from the coding sequence ATGATCAATCCCGTTAACCTGGTCGAAATCTGGCGCGGATCACTGCTCGAAAGTGTGCATCAAGGCCACGCTGTGGTCTGTCATGCAAGCGGAGATATCCTACATGCTTGGGGGGATCCCGACGCTTTGGTCTATCCACGCAGCTCTGCAAAAATGATCCAAGCCTTGCCGTTAATCGAAAGCGGAGCTGCGGATCGGTTTGGATTGAGCGCAGCACAATTGGCGCTTGCTTGCGCTTCTCATAACGGCGCAGCGATCCACACCGATCGCGTTCAATCTTGGCTCACTGATCTAGAGCTAGACGATTCTGCTCTGCGATGCGGGGCTCAAGCCCCGCTCGAAAAGTCAGTACGCCATGGCATGATCAAGACAGATGACTCTCCTTGCCAGTATCACAACAATTGTTCTGGCAAACATGCAGGGTTTCTGACTCTCAGTAAGCACTTGGGCGCAGGTCCAGAATACGTAGAGTCAGATCATCCTGTGCAGCAGGCCATTTTCGATGCTTTCAATGAAGTCACAGGGTTTGAAAGCCCGACTTTTGGTATTGATGGTTGCTCCGCGCCAAATCCGGCAACCACTATCCATGCCATGGCCCGCGCCATGGCTTTCTTTGCTTCCGCGAATCCAGATGGCGATTTACGAAATCGCGCGGCAGCTCGGTTGCGAAACGCGATGATGGCCTATCCAGAACTTGTCGCAGGTGAAGGTCGCCCCTGCACGCGTTTGATGCGTGCCTGCAATGGAAAGGTAGCGATTAAATTTGGAGCAGAGGCTTACTTCATTGCCATCATCCCAGATCAGAAGCTCGGCGTTGCTCTGAAGATTTCTGACGGCAGTACGCGCGCTGCAAACTGCGCGATTGCGGCGATTCTGGTGAAACTGGGCCTGCTGGATTCTGAGCATCCTGAAGCACAGGCCTACATCAACGAACCAATCATAAACTGGCGCGGGATCCATACCGGCTGGATGCGCCCGGCGCCTACGTTGCAATAA
- a CDS encoding SRPBCC family protein: MPDIRLEREFNVTPERLFDFVTQRASVLEWFGYEGMTFPVEEMDFSRKGPWFVEMLTKDGNKLKLSGHVTHVDRPKTVGFTWGWHDPDDKRGPESHVMFTVSESAAGAKLIIDHREFSDEEAAANHNNGWTYALGTMTRILNG, encoded by the coding sequence TTGCCCGACATCAGACTAGAACGCGAATTCAATGTGACGCCAGAACGGTTGTTTGACTTCGTCACCCAACGCGCAAGTGTGTTAGAATGGTTTGGCTATGAAGGCATGACCTTCCCTGTGGAAGAGATGGACTTCTCGCGGAAAGGCCCGTGGTTTGTCGAAATGCTGACCAAAGACGGGAACAAATTGAAGCTCTCTGGTCACGTCACCCATGTGGATCGTCCAAAGACCGTGGGCTTTACCTGGGGATGGCATGATCCAGATGATAAACGCGGACCAGAAAGCCATGTGATGTTCACCGTTTCTGAATCTGCAGCGGGTGCGAAACTGATTATTGATCACCGTGAATTCTCTGACGAAGAAGCGGCCGCCAACCACAACAACGGTTGGACATATGCACTGGGTACAATGACTCGGATTTTGAACGGCTAA
- a CDS encoding ArsR/SmtB family transcription factor, which yields MEDLRSVFAALSDQTRFDIVERLMKDGELPAGDLVSDYAISGPAISRHLKVLREAGLVEQRAEGTKRLYAVRPEALKTISDWTIDHRAFWEVSLNRIEAALAAEEDICPTSD from the coding sequence ATGGAAGATTTACGATCCGTATTTGCTGCATTATCTGATCAGACGCGTTTCGACATAGTCGAGCGCCTGATGAAGGATGGCGAGTTGCCCGCCGGCGATCTGGTTTCAGATTACGCAATCAGCGGCCCGGCGATCTCTCGTCACCTGAAGGTGTTGCGGGAAGCCGGGCTTGTAGAGCAACGTGCTGAGGGGACCAAACGGCTCTATGCCGTGCGACCTGAAGCCCTGAAAACCATTTCGGATTGGACAATTGATCATCGGGCTTTCTGGGAGGTCAGCCTGAATCGAATTGAAGCTGCTTTGGCGGCGGAGGAGGATATTTGCCCGACATCAGACTAG